The following are encoded in a window of Zymoseptoria tritici IPO323 chromosome 4, whole genome shotgun sequence genomic DNA:
- the MgBGL1 gene encoding putative beta-glucosidase (Beta-Glucosidase (Glycosyl Hydrolase Family 3) (Signal P secreted)), translated as MKSPTLILLQAGALLLQVPSVDAIAYTNVSEIPLCGQSPPVYPTPQGTGGPSSAWRNSYASALALVNQLTLEEKVNLTRGHVGTCVGNTPAVPRLGIRSLCFSDAPSGIRGQEFVSSFPAQLTVGATFDKELMLAYGEALGEEYHGKGINIALLPVAGPLGRTARGGRNWEGFGADHYLSGVGMGLVTRGLQSKGVIAQMKHWLLNEQEWRRLPREDLGESVSTNADDRTIWEGYVWPFMDALREGCGSAMCSYQRINNSYGCQNSKLLNGILKTDLGFQGFVTSDWNAQHAGVASANAGLDLVMPDGGYWGDNLTEAVTNGSVSSTRLDDMVTRILATWYHFNQDDVAAFPDPSVFNYDTQHPIVDVRGDHAAVIREIAAAGTVLVKNVDKALPLKAPRFLNIYGYDATIPTAPWNTSARFGGGYDVNFGWNTFDGTLITAGGSGSNTPSGLVSPFEAIQRRVQADRGTTRWDFVNVQPTVYASADASIVFINAYASESFDRTTLADEWSDQLVNNVAAKHNNTIVVIHSAGIRLVDRWIEHPNVTAVVFALLPGEQSGNSIVDVLYGDVVPSGRLPFTVAKKEEDYGNLLNSSGTALPDPFPQIDFTEGLHVDYKYFDQQNLDVRFEFGYGLSYTEFEYGSTVEVVAVGDGPKDEYPAHLAPEDIPQGGSPKLWEVVYNVTFSIKNIGDVEAAEVPQLYLAVPNAPKWQLRGFEKTFLRCGEEKQVTLGLTRRDLSIWDVVAQNWRMQKGTYGLFVGASSRDKRIEGHLVVE; from the exons ATGAAGTCTCCAACCTTGATTCTCCTTCAAGCAGGagctcttctccttcaagtTCCTTCAGTCGACGCCATAGCCTATACCAATGTCTCCGAGATACCGCTTTGCGGCCAATCTCCGCCCGTCTACCCAACTC CCCAAGGCACAGGCGGTCCTTCCTCTGCCTGGCGAAACTCCTATGCCTCTGCCCTCGCCCTAGTCAATCAACTCACCCTCGAGGAGAAAGTCAACCTCACCCGCGGCCATGTAGGAACCTGCGTTGGCAACACACCTGCCGTTCCTCGACTCGGGATCCGCTCGCTCTGCTTCTCCGATGCTCCATCCGGTATTCGCGGGCAGGAATTTGTCTCCTCGTTTCCAGCTCAACTGACCGTTGGAGCCACCTTTGACAAAGAACTGATGCTCGCTTATGGCGAAGCGCTCGGAGAAGAGTATCACGGCAAAGGTATCAACATTGCCCTGCTTCCTGTCGCTGGTCCGCTCGGGCGTACTGCTCGCGGTGGCCGCAATTGGGAAGGGTTCGGTGCGGATCACTATCTCAGCGGTGTGGGAATGGGTCTGGTCACGCGAGGCCTGCAGAGTAAAGGTGTCATTGCGCAGATGAAACATTGGTTGCTGAATGAACAggagtggaggaggttgCCGAGGGAGGATCTCGGAGAAAGTGTGTCGACCAATGCTGACGACCGCACGATATGGGAGGGATATGTCTGGCCTTTCATGGATGCCTTGAGAGAAGGATGTGGAAGTGCGATGTGTTCCTACCAGAGG ATCAACAACAGCTACGGCTGCCAGAACAGCAAACTCCTCAATGGTATCCTGAAAACAGACCTTGGCTTCCAAGGCTTCGTCACCTCGGACTGGAACGCCCAACACGCAGGGGTTGCCTCCGCCAACGCCGGTCTCGATCTCGTCATGCCCGACGGCGGCTACTGGGGCGACAACCTCACCGAAGCCGTGACCAACGGCTCCGTGTCCAGCACCCGACTCGACGACATGGTCACCCGTATCCTCGCAACTTGGTACCACTTCAACCAAGACGACGTCGCCGCATTTCCTGACCCCTCCGTCTTCAACTACGACACGCAGCATCCCATCGTTGACGTTCGTGGGGACCACGCTGCTGTCATCCGAGAGATCGCTGCAGCCGGAACAGTGCTGGTCAAAAACGTCGATAAAGCGCTGCCACTGAAAGCTCCTCGTTTCCTGAACATTTACGGCTACGACGCCACCATTCCCACCGCTCCCTGGAACACTTCCGCCCGTTTCGGTGGTGGCTACGACGTCAACTTCGGCTGGAACACTTTCGACGGAACGCTCATCACAGCAGGTGGAAGTGGGTCCAATACGCCGTCCGGTCTTGTATCGCCCTTCGAAGCGATTCAGCGGAGAGTTCAAGCAGATCGTGGAACGACCAGGTGGGACTTTGTCAATGTCCAGCCAACGGTGTATGCTTCCGCCGACGCGAGCATTGTGTTCATCAATGCGTATGCCTCGGAGTCCTTCGATCGCACCACCCTCGCGGACGAGTGGTCGGATCAATTGGTCAACAATGTGGCTGCCAAGCACAACAATACCATCGTCGTGATACACTCGGCTGGAATCCGACTAGTCGACCGCTGGATCGAACACCCGAACGTCACGGCCGTGGTATTCGCTTTACTTCCTGGTGAGCAGAGCGGAAACTCAATCGTAGATGTATTGTACGGCGACGTTGTGCCGAGTGGTCGTCTACCCTTCACtgtggcgaagaaggaggaagattaTGGAAACCTGCTCAACTCGTCTGGCACTGCACTTCCGGACCCGTTCCCGCAGATCGATTTTACGGAGGGACTGCATGTTGATTACAAGTATTTTGATCAGCAGAATTTGGACGTCAGGTTTGAGTTCGGGTATGGGCTGAGTTATACCGAATTCGAATATGGATCCACGGTGGAAGTAGTGGCTGTCGGCGATGGACCGAAAGATGAATATCCCGCCCATCTCGCACCGGAAGACATCCCTCAAGGTGGCAGTCCAAAGTTGTGGGAAGTGGTCTACAACGTCACGTTCTCGATCAAGAACATCGGAGACGTGGAAGCGGCTGAAGTCCCTCAGCTATACCTCGCCGTGCCGAATGCTCCCAAGTGGCAGCTCAGAGGCTTCGAGAAGACGTTCTTGAGGTgtggcgaggagaagcaggTGACGCTGGGCTTGACGAGGAGGGATTTGAGTATTTGGGATGTGGTGGCGCAGAATTGGAGGATGCAGAAGGGGACGTATGGGCTGTTTGTTGGTGCGAGTTCGAGAGACAAGAGGATTGAGGGGCATTTGGTGGTAGAGTAA